From Rudanella lutea DSM 19387, a single genomic window includes:
- the pckA gene encoding phosphoenolpyruvate carboxykinase (ATP) yields MITSVPTPAIPEVVRAAERFHNLTPDELIAHALLNGEGQLADNGALMVDTGEFTGRSPEDRFIVKDAKTADTVWWGSVNIPFDPDKFDALHQKMLDYLTTRTVYTRYAYAGAHPDYRLTIQVVNTLAWHSLFCYNMFLRPSADEMAHFAPDFTIICIPEFRANPETDGTRSGNFAVLNMTKNVLLIGGTGYAGEMKKGIFSVLNFKLPVEQHTLSMHASANQGTAGVDGREGDTALFFGLSGTGKTTLSADPARLLIGDDEHGWADAGVFNFEGGCYAKVVNLTAEIEPQIFGAIRRGAILENTRLKPGTQTVDYTDISVTQNTRVSYPIYFINTAKEPSVGGHPKHIFFLTADSFGILPPISRLTPGQAMYHFISGYTAKVAGTEMGVKEPKATFSACFGAAFMPLHPTRYAEMLGARMQQFGANVWMINTGWTGGAYGTGHRMNLDYTRAMITAALNGELDPVPYENHPVFGVAVPQHCPNVPAEVLNPRATWADTAAYDEQATRLAEMFRKNFEQYAEFANDEIRAGGPVLSI; encoded by the coding sequence ATGATTACCTCCGTACCTACCCCTGCCATACCTGAGGTTGTGCGCGCGGCCGAGCGCTTTCACAACCTGACTCCCGACGAACTGATTGCCCACGCGTTACTCAATGGCGAAGGCCAATTGGCCGATAATGGCGCTCTGATGGTCGACACGGGCGAGTTTACGGGCCGCTCGCCCGAAGACCGGTTTATTGTCAAAGACGCCAAAACCGCCGATACTGTCTGGTGGGGGTCGGTCAATATCCCGTTTGACCCGGACAAGTTCGACGCGCTACACCAGAAAATGCTCGACTACCTAACCACCCGAACCGTGTACACGCGCTATGCCTACGCCGGGGCTCACCCCGATTACCGGCTCACGATTCAGGTGGTGAATACGCTGGCTTGGCATAGCCTGTTCTGTTACAATATGTTTCTGCGGCCCTCGGCCGACGAAATGGCTCACTTCGCTCCCGACTTTACCATTATCTGCATCCCGGAATTTCGGGCTAACCCCGAAACCGACGGCACCCGCAGTGGCAACTTTGCCGTGCTCAACATGACCAAAAATGTGCTGCTCATCGGGGGTACGGGCTACGCGGGCGAGATGAAGAAAGGGATCTTCTCGGTACTCAATTTTAAACTGCCCGTTGAGCAGCATACCTTGTCGATGCACGCGTCGGCTAATCAGGGGACTGCCGGAGTGGATGGGCGAGAGGGCGATACGGCTCTGTTTTTCGGGTTGTCGGGTACGGGAAAAACCACGCTCTCCGCCGACCCCGCCCGGCTTCTTATCGGCGACGATGAACACGGTTGGGCCGATGCGGGCGTGTTTAATTTCGAAGGGGGCTGTTACGCCAAAGTTGTGAACCTGACCGCCGAAATAGAACCGCAGATTTTTGGGGCCATCCGCCGGGGCGCTATCCTCGAAAACACCCGCCTGAAACCCGGCACCCAAACCGTCGACTATACCGATATTTCAGTAACCCAGAATACCCGGGTTTCGTACCCGATTTATTTTATCAATACGGCCAAAGAACCGTCGGTAGGGGGCCATCCTAAACATATCTTTTTCCTGACGGCCGACTCGTTCGGAATTCTGCCGCCTATTTCGCGCTTGACGCCGGGGCAGGCCATGTACCATTTTATTTCGGGCTACACCGCCAAGGTGGCTGGTACCGAAATGGGGGTGAAAGAGCCTAAAGCAACGTTTTCGGCCTGCTTTGGCGCGGCCTTCATGCCCTTGCATCCCACGCGCTACGCCGAGATGCTGGGCGCCCGGATGCAGCAGTTTGGGGCCAATGTCTGGATGATCAATACCGGCTGGACTGGCGGAGCCTACGGGACCGGTCACCGCATGAACCTCGACTATACCCGGGCTATGATCACGGCCGCTCTGAATGGCGAACTCGACCCGGTACCTTACGAAAATCACCCAGTGTTTGGTGTTGCTGTACCGCAACATTGCCCCAACGTACCGGCTGAGGTTCTGAACCCGCGCGCTACCTGGGCCGATACGGCGGCTTACGACGAACAGGCTACCCGCCTGGCCGAGATGTTCCGGAAAAATTTTGAGCAATATGCCGAGTTTGCCAATGATGAAATCCGGGCAGGTGGCCCCGTACTGAGTATTTAG
- a CDS encoding peptide MFS transporter — MEATATKTVPSATLFGHPVGLFVLFFTEMWERFSYYGMRAILLLFLLDKVGGGMGLNESEGAAIYGIYTASVYLLSLPGGWIADNLLGQQKSIWYGGIIIMLGHIILAIPGSEALFFGGLCTVAIGTGLLKPNISSIVGELYPEGGARKDSAFSIFYMGINIGSLLGISIVGYLGQKVGWHYGFGAAAVAMFLGLTTFKIFSKRYLGDHGNVIAQAPADAAATTGGNRSMLIFLAALVLLLAGLQLTGVIDMTTAQGLAQAMGTIISLVAIGYFAYILLGGGLTTVEKKRVVVLFAFFLAAAMFWAGFEQQGSSLQLFSDRYTDLNILGWQMPSSWFQNFNPAFILIFSPVLASLWVFIDKRKISYPAPAKLATGLLLLGSGYLFMVVASNQALAGQATGTLVSPLFLTFTYLFHTLGELFLSPVGLSAFSKLAPKRYTSQLMGIWFVGASLGNLIAGLFAGGFDEENVQQMPAMFQSVAMFSLGFGLLLLLLSKPMKKWMGGIE; from the coding sequence ATGGAAGCTACGGCGACGAAAACAGTACCTTCGGCCACCTTATTTGGCCACCCGGTCGGTCTCTTTGTTCTCTTCTTTACCGAAATGTGGGAACGGTTCAGCTACTACGGTATGCGGGCTATTCTGCTCCTCTTTTTGCTCGACAAGGTAGGGGGCGGCATGGGACTCAACGAATCGGAAGGGGCCGCTATCTACGGCATTTATACAGCCTCGGTTTACCTGCTCTCCTTACCGGGCGGCTGGATTGCCGATAACCTGCTTGGCCAGCAAAAATCGATCTGGTATGGTGGTATCATTATCATGCTCGGCCACATTATTCTGGCTATTCCGGGTAGCGAAGCCTTATTTTTCGGCGGTCTCTGTACGGTTGCCATCGGCACGGGCCTGCTCAAACCCAACATTAGCAGCATTGTCGGCGAGCTGTACCCCGAAGGAGGAGCCCGCAAAGACTCGGCCTTTTCGATTTTCTACATGGGTATCAATATCGGTTCGCTGCTGGGCATTTCTATTGTGGGGTATCTGGGGCAGAAAGTGGGCTGGCACTACGGGTTTGGCGCGGCAGCGGTAGCCATGTTTCTGGGCCTGACTACGTTCAAAATCTTCAGTAAACGGTACCTGGGCGATCATGGCAATGTAATTGCACAAGCCCCCGCCGACGCGGCTGCAACAACGGGCGGTAATCGCTCCATGCTCATTTTCCTGGCCGCGCTCGTCTTACTGCTGGCTGGTTTACAGCTCACAGGAGTTATCGACATGACTACGGCGCAGGGGCTGGCACAGGCCATGGGCACCATTATTTCGCTGGTAGCTATCGGGTACTTTGCGTACATCCTGCTGGGTGGCGGCCTCACCACGGTTGAGAAAAAGCGCGTGGTGGTTCTGTTCGCGTTCTTTCTGGCGGCTGCTATGTTCTGGGCCGGCTTCGAACAGCAGGGTTCCTCACTGCAACTCTTCTCCGACCGCTATACCGACCTGAATATTCTGGGCTGGCAGATGCCGTCGAGCTGGTTTCAGAATTTCAACCCGGCGTTTATTCTGATCTTTTCACCGGTTCTGGCTTCGCTTTGGGTGTTTATCGACAAACGTAAGATTAGCTATCCGGCACCGGCCAAGCTCGCTACCGGTCTGCTGTTGCTGGGCTCAGGGTATCTGTTTATGGTGGTGGCCTCAAATCAGGCGCTGGCCGGGCAGGCAACCGGTACACTGGTTTCGCCCCTGTTTCTGACGTTTACGTATCTGTTTCACACCCTGGGCGAGTTGTTCCTCAGCCCCGTAGGCCTTAGCGCCTTCTCAAAACTGGCACCCAAACGCTACACCAGTCAGCTGATGGGGATCTGGTTTGTTGGGGCCTCGCTGGGTAACCTCATAGCCGGTTTGTTTGCGGGTGGCTTCGATGAGGAAAACGTGCAGCAAATGCCAGCCATGTTCCAGAGTGTAGCCATGTTTAGCCTTGGGTTTGGCCTGCTGCTGTTGCTGCTGTCGAAACCCATGAAGAAATGGATGGGGGGTATTGAGTAG
- a CDS encoding translation initiation factor: MSKKSRSDRHTGPFVYSTDPDFSFPSDETPVETPPPAAQQLKIWLDRMGGGKVVTAVRGFVGTDADLSDLAKQLKAACGTGGSAKEGEVLIQGDHRDKVLTWLTNKGYKAKKAGG, encoded by the coding sequence ATGAGCAAAAAATCCCGCTCCGACCGCCATACGGGACCGTTTGTGTACTCCACCGACCCCGACTTTTCGTTTCCGTCTGATGAGACACCCGTTGAAACCCCACCTCCGGCCGCGCAACAACTTAAAATCTGGCTCGACCGCATGGGGGGCGGCAAAGTGGTGACGGCCGTGCGCGGGTTTGTGGGTACCGATGCCGACCTGAGCGATTTGGCCAAACAACTAAAAGCCGCCTGCGGAACAGGCGGCTCGGCAAAAGAAGGTGAAGTCCTGATTCAGGGCGATCACCGCGATAAAGTGCTGACCTGGCTCACCAACAAGGGCTACAAGGCCAAGAAAGCGGGAGGCTAA
- a CDS encoding diacylglycerol/lipid kinase family protein — protein sequence MANTSTLLAIVNPLSGTATAAQKATLQQYLTDRASRAGYTPEVIVTTHAGHATELAAAAVQRGVGRVVAIGGDGTINETARALRQSGTALGIVPMGSGNGLARHLGVPLDARRAIDKAVDGRPVLIDSGEIGGHPFFCTAGLGFEAHVAHLFAQQPVRGLATYIRTAYGAFWGYKPGRYTINGVEKTLFSLAFANAGQFGNNAWIAPRANIADGRLDQCEVRPFPKSMSGGLVWRLFNKTLEGSPYWHGQPVVEATVETDEPLRIHADGEPLLLPESQCTVRVLPSSLLVLL from the coding sequence ATGGCCAATACCTCCACGTTACTGGCCATTGTGAACCCCTTGTCGGGAACCGCCACAGCGGCCCAGAAAGCAACGCTTCAGCAGTATCTTACAGACCGGGCCAGCCGGGCCGGCTACACTCCCGAAGTGATTGTGACCACCCACGCGGGCCACGCCACCGAGCTGGCGGCAGCCGCCGTACAGCGGGGTGTTGGGCGCGTAGTGGCCATCGGGGGCGACGGCACCATCAACGAAACGGCGCGTGCACTCCGGCAGTCGGGTACGGCGCTGGGTATTGTACCGATGGGTTCGGGCAACGGGCTGGCGCGGCACCTCGGCGTACCGTTGGATGCCCGCCGGGCTATCGACAAAGCCGTCGACGGGCGGCCGGTGCTTATCGATAGCGGAGAAATAGGCGGACACCCCTTTTTCTGTACGGCCGGTTTGGGGTTCGAGGCCCACGTGGCGCATTTGTTTGCCCAACAGCCCGTGCGGGGTCTGGCTACGTACATCCGAACGGCCTACGGGGCCTTCTGGGGGTATAAGCCCGGCCGGTACACAATCAATGGTGTCGAAAAAACCTTGTTTTCGCTCGCGTTTGCCAACGCCGGGCAGTTTGGCAACAATGCCTGGATTGCCCCCCGGGCTAACATCGCCGATGGGCGGCTCGATCAGTGCGAGGTGCGACCCTTTCCGAAGTCGATGAGCGGAGGGCTGGTTTGGCGACTGTTCAATAAAACGCTCGAAGGTTCGCCGTACTGGCATGGGCAACCGGTTGTCGAAGCGACTGTTGAGACCGATGAGCCATTGCGGATTCATGCCGACGGCGAACCGTTGCTGTTGCCTGAATCACAATGTACGGTACGGGTGTTGCCGTCGAGCCTGCTGGTGTTGCTGTAA
- a CDS encoding DUF748 domain-containing protein: protein MKRTTKILLALLVLLIVGRLLLPYFVLRYVNKVLADMGSYTGRIEDVNIALLRGAYQIENLRIRKINGKVKEPFLYIPKADLSIEWKSLFKGELVGEVEAYEPELNFAFSNNESERQTGEEVDWTVLVKDLLPIQINRFAVINGRIDLASLITKPRADLSMQRFNGEIRNIRNVEEVSGKLPSPVWATGDIPGYGGTMRFDANMYLLKPMPDFNYDLRFTNIEMTKLNEMARAYANIDFERGRLNVFSEMAMNDGKLNGYVKPLTKEMKIFKLNENENRSVGRFFTELLAQGGTALLKNQKLDQVATRIPLSGTVEEVKVGLWPTIFGVLRNAYIQAFKGEFDNDITFKDALSNFREDLKEKRAERKAERREKREKRKEERQQRREQRREGRP from the coding sequence TTGAAACGAACAACCAAAATACTACTGGCGCTGCTGGTGCTGCTCATTGTAGGGCGGTTGCTGCTGCCTTACTTCGTGCTTCGCTACGTGAACAAAGTGCTGGCCGATATGGGTAGCTACACGGGCCGTATCGAAGATGTAAACATTGCCCTGCTGCGGGGGGCTTACCAGATCGAAAACCTGCGGATTCGTAAAATCAACGGCAAGGTCAAAGAGCCGTTTCTGTACATACCCAAAGCCGACCTGTCGATCGAATGGAAATCGTTGTTCAAGGGCGAGCTGGTGGGTGAGGTCGAGGCTTACGAGCCGGAGCTGAACTTTGCCTTTAGCAACAACGAGTCGGAGCGGCAAACGGGCGAAGAAGTCGACTGGACGGTGCTGGTGAAAGACCTGTTGCCCATACAGATCAACCGCTTTGCCGTAATCAACGGCCGCATCGACCTCGCCAGCCTGATTACAAAACCCCGTGCCGACCTGTCTATGCAGCGCTTCAACGGTGAAATCCGTAATATCCGAAACGTAGAAGAGGTGTCGGGTAAGCTGCCCTCGCCCGTGTGGGCTACGGGCGACATTCCGGGCTATGGCGGTACCATGCGTTTCGATGCCAACATGTACCTGCTCAAACCCATGCCCGATTTCAACTACGACCTGCGGTTCACCAACATCGAGATGACCAAGCTCAACGAGATGGCACGCGCCTACGCCAATATCGATTTTGAGCGGGGGCGGTTAAATGTGTTCAGCGAGATGGCCATGAACGACGGTAAGCTGAACGGCTACGTGAAACCGCTGACGAAGGAGATGAAAATCTTCAAACTCAACGAAAACGAAAATCGGTCAGTGGGGCGGTTCTTTACCGAGTTGCTGGCGCAGGGCGGTACGGCCCTGCTCAAAAATCAGAAACTCGATCAGGTAGCCACCCGGATTCCGCTGTCGGGCACCGTAGAGGAGGTGAAAGTGGGTTTGTGGCCCACTATTTTTGGGGTTTTGCGCAATGCGTATATTCAGGCATTTAAGGGTGAGTTCGACAACGATATTACGTTTAAAGATGCCCTGAGCAATTTCAGGGAAGACCTGAAAGAGAAGCGGGCAGAGCGTAAAGCCGAACGCAGGGAGAAACGTGAAAAACGGAAAGAGGAGCGGCAGCAGCGCCGGGAACAACGCCGGGAGGGACGCCCTTAA